The DNA sequence GTACTGTAAGGCTTGGCGGGGTGCTTGCCCCAGACCGGCGCCGGCCAGGCGGCATCGTCCCTCTTACGCACGATCACATGCATATGCAGCTGGCTGACCACGTTACCCAGGGTCGCCACATTCATCTTGTCGGCGTCGAAGGAATCCTTCAGCACCTCGGCCAGGGCGGTGGTTTCCTGCCACAGGCGCTGCTGGTCGGCGACATCCAACTGAAACAACTCGCTGATATCGTCGCGGCGTGGCACCAGGATGAACCACGGGTAGTTGGCGTCGTTGGACAACAGCAATCGGCAAAGCGGGAAATCGCCGATGGTCAGCGTGTCCTGTTGAAGTCGTGAATCTAAAGCAAACACTGCGCGCACTCCCGGCGAAATGACCTGTTTTTCAGCTTAGCGCCCCGCTGTAAAAGCAGCACGCCAGGCGACTGGACGGCAGCATACCTGCGATTGCTGCGTCCTTCACGGTGAATGCGCTGATGCAAAGTTCTCCAGCGCCCCGGAATGTGACACTCGCAGCACGAGCGCACCACGACGAGACCCGGACCGCCATCCAGCGTGGCGAAAGGACCGTCTCATGACGCAGCGTTCACGCACCTTGAACGGCTCAACTGTATGAATTCAGTACAGCCTTTGAAATTTTTTGCACCAAAACCGCACAGTGCGTCTACGCTCAGTGCGTCTGGCATCCGCCGAATACTCACCGACGGGGTGAACCGGTAACGTTTTCGATTGTCGTGCAGCGAATTTCACGGAGCAACACCATGCGAAGGATGGCGTCAAGCCTGATTGAAACGCCCGCGAAGCCCCCGGTTTCATGAGGGTTTTACCGCAAAAGACGAGCACCTCGAAAAAAACCGGAACAATTCAGCGGTTTGTGCACGCTTGTTGCATTCATACCCATATGGACTATAAGCGCACCACAAGAAGTGGATGCCTTGGGCCAATAAAAACAGTGGCAGGGTTGCCCGATGGAGATTCAAGCGTTTTGCCAAGGGACTCTTTTTTACCGATGCTCAAGCCCTGTAAAACAGCGCTGAAGTTGTCAGTCCCATTGCATTTGGACTGTAAATTTGCGACATCTACCAAGCCGATTGCGACACGCTCGTAAAGAAGCTGAAAGGTTGGATGTGCAAGTATCGCCAACATGGTCGGCGTGATATAAGTTTGCGCCGACACAAAAAGAAAGAGCCGCCCAGATAATAAAACAGGTGGGACGGCAGTACTCTTCTAAAACCAAAGGAGCAAATCACGATGCGCGTGATGAAGTGGAGCATGATCGCACTGGCAGTTGCAGCAGCAGCCAGTACTCAGATGGCTACGGCCGCACCGTTCGTAAGTGACCAGGCAGAAGCCAAAGGCTTCGTTGAAGACGCGAAAGCTGATTTGCTGATTCGCAACTATTACTTCAACCGTGACAACAAAGACCGTGCCCGTGACGTGAAAGACTGGACCCAGGGTATCTGGGGCAACTTCAGCTCCGGTTACACCCAAGGTACTGTTGGTGTCGGCGTTGATGCATTCGGTTACCTGGCCATCAAACTGGACGGCGGTGCCGGCACCAGCGGTTCGGGCAACATGAGCCGCAGCAACACCTTCAATGCAAACGGTTCCCGCGATCCTGACGACAGCCAAGGCAAAGCCGGCGCAGCCATCAAGTTCCGCGTATCGAAAACCGAGCTGAAAGTCGGTGACATGCAGCCTAGCACCGCTCCGGTGTTCGCTGTTGGCGGCTCCCGTATCCTTCCGCAAACTGCCAGCGGTTTCCAACTGCAGAGCAGCGAGATCAAAGACCTTGACCTCGAAGCCGGTCACTTCTACTCGGCTACCAGCCAGGACCGCAACGCCCGTGAAGGCGGCCTGTACGCGACCTACGCTGGCGTTGAAGCCAAAACCATCGACTACTTCGGTGGCAAGTACGGCATCACCGAAAACCTGAGCGCATCGCTCTACGGCGCCAAACTGGAAGACATCTGGAACCAGTACTACGCCAACGTGAACCTCACCACTCCATTTGGTGGTGACACTTCGCTGAACACCGACTTCAACATCTATCGCACCACCGATACCGGTAGCGCGAAAGCCGGTGACATCAGCAACACCGCGTTCTCCCTGGCTACCGCTCTCTCGTTCCTGAAAGCGCACACCATCACCCTGGCCTTCCAGAAGGTCAACGGTGACACTCCGTTCGACTACATCGGCGTGGGCAAGAACAACCGTGGCGGCGACTCGATCTTCCTCGCCAACTCCATCCAGTACTCTGACTTCAACGCCCCGGGCGAGAAGTCTGCCCAGATCCGTTACGACATCAAGATGGCCGAGTACGGCGTTCCAGGTCTGAGCTTCATGACCCGTTACGTAAAAGGTTGGGACATCGACGGTACCCACACTCCGGCAGGCAGCGCCTACACCGGTCTGTACGGCGAAGATGGCAAACACAACGAAACCAACTTTGAAGCCAAGTACGTTGTTCAGTCTGGCCCAGCCAAAGATCTTTCGTTCCGTATTCGTCAGGCATGGCACTTCGCTAACGCCGACGAAGGTGAAGGCGATACCAAAGAGTTCCGTCTGATCGTCGACTACCCGCTGTCGCTTTTGTAATCGCTTCGATTTAGTTGCGGTAACAAAACAAAAAGGCCCATCTTCGGATGGGCCTTTTTTATTGCCTGTCACTTGTAATAGATGCCTGACCGATAAGTCAGGCAATTAATTAGCAACCTATCATTACACTGCCGATTCCTGAACCACACGAATCACTCGTTGCGGAAACGGGATATCAATTCCGGCAGTTTTTAAACGATCACGGGACTGTTCGTTAAACATGAACATCACATCCCAGTAATCCGCAGTTTTAACCCACACACGCAGGGAAACAGTGATCGAACTGTCACCCAGTGTCGAAATAACGGCCTGAGGTGCCGGATCCTGCAAAACGCGATCATCCTTGGCCAGATCCAGCAGCACCTGTCGGGCCTTTTGCAGATCGGCTTCGTAATCCACACCCACATCAAACACAACCTTGCGGGTTGGCTGACGGTTGGTGTTGGTAATGATGCCGTTCGACAGGTTGCCGTTCGGGACGATGATGGTCTTGTTGTCGCCGGTACGCAGCACGGTGTGGAAAATCTGGATGCTGTCGACGGTACCCGCCACACCCTGGGCTTCGATCCAGTCACCGATGCGGAACGGACGGAACAGCAGAATCAGCACGCCGCCGGCGAAGTTCGCCAGACTGCCCTGCAACGCCAGACCGATAGCCAGGCCGGCCGCACCGATCGCCGCCACGAACGAAGTGGTCTCGACGCCAATCATCGACGCCACGCTGACGATCAGCAGCACCTTGAGAATGATGTTGGCCAGGCTGCTGATGAAACCTTGCAGCGCCAGGTCGGCATTGCGCAGGGCCAGCAGGCCGCCGAGCTTTTGCGTGACCTTGTTGATCAGCCACCAGCCGATGGCCAGGGTAATCACCGCCAGCAACACGCGGCTGCCGTATTCCATGATCATCGGAATCCACGCCTGGGATGCCTTGACCAGGTTGTCTACCTCAGCATTCAAATCCATCTTTTATCTCCTGATTGCCGGCTTCCCGGGCTATAAAAAACCAGCGGCAGAAAGACCGAACCGCACTGGGCTCAATCGTTTCTGCCGTTGCTTGGGCCTCGGACGCCTTAAACGCCGAGAGGTTCCCGACCGGAAAAAGCTTAGTCGCGGAAGTTGTTGAACTGCAGTGGCATGCCGAATTCCTTGGCACGCAGGGCCGCGATGGCTTCCTGCAGGTCGTCACGCTTCTTGCCGGTCACACGCACCTGCTCGCCCTGAATGGCGGCCTGCACCTTGAGCTTGGCTTCCTTGATGTGGCCGACGATTTTCTTCGCCAGCTCCTTGTCGATGCCTTCCTTGAGGACGGCGTCCTGTTTCATCAGCTTGCCCGAAGCGAAGGAGTCTTTGACTTCAAGGCACTGCACATCGATCTTGCGCTTGACCAGGGCCAGCTTGAGGATCTCGATCATCGCTTCCAGCTGGAAATCGGCTTCAGCGGTCAGGTGGACGGTCAGGTCCTTTTCCTTGAATTCAAAGCTGCCCTTGCCTTTCAGGTCATAACGACGATCGAGTTCCTTCACGGCGTTCTCGACCGCGTTGGTGAGTTCGTGTTTGTCCAGTTCGGATACCACGTCGAACGACGGCATGTAATCTCTCCAATAAAAAGGCGCGCTCGGTCAGGACGCGGCGCGCTTGGCTTGCGGT is a window from the Pseudomonas gozinkensis genome containing:
- a CDS encoding HIT family protein, translating into MFALDSRLQQDTLTIGDFPLCRLLLSNDANYPWFILVPRRDDISELFQLDVADQQRLWQETTALAEVLKDSFDADKMNVATLGNVVSQLHMHVIVRKRDDAAWPAPVWGKHPAKPYSTGQVAAIRERLRLVLDEDFTFLEG
- a CDS encoding OprD family porin gives rise to the protein MRVMKWSMIALAVAAAASTQMATAAPFVSDQAEAKGFVEDAKADLLIRNYYFNRDNKDRARDVKDWTQGIWGNFSSGYTQGTVGVGVDAFGYLAIKLDGGAGTSGSGNMSRSNTFNANGSRDPDDSQGKAGAAIKFRVSKTELKVGDMQPSTAPVFAVGGSRILPQTASGFQLQSSEIKDLDLEAGHFYSATSQDRNAREGGLYATYAGVEAKTIDYFGGKYGITENLSASLYGAKLEDIWNQYYANVNLTTPFGGDTSLNTDFNIYRTTDTGSAKAGDISNTAFSLATALSFLKAHTITLAFQKVNGDTPFDYIGVGKNNRGGDSIFLANSIQYSDFNAPGEKSAQIRYDIKMAEYGVPGLSFMTRYVKGWDIDGTHTPAGSAYTGLYGEDGKHNETNFEAKYVVQSGPAKDLSFRIRQAWHFANADEGEGDTKEFRLIVDYPLSLL
- a CDS encoding mechanosensitive ion channel family protein, with product MDLNAEVDNLVKASQAWIPMIMEYGSRVLLAVITLAIGWWLINKVTQKLGGLLALRNADLALQGFISSLANIILKVLLIVSVASMIGVETTSFVAAIGAAGLAIGLALQGSLANFAGGVLILLFRPFRIGDWIEAQGVAGTVDSIQIFHTVLRTGDNKTIIVPNGNLSNGIITNTNRQPTRKVVFDVGVDYEADLQKARQVLLDLAKDDRVLQDPAPQAVISTLGDSSITVSLRVWVKTADYWDVMFMFNEQSRDRLKTAGIDIPFPQRVIRVVQESAV
- a CDS encoding YajQ family cyclic di-GMP-binding protein; this encodes MPSFDVVSELDKHELTNAVENAVKELDRRYDLKGKGSFEFKEKDLTVHLTAEADFQLEAMIEILKLALVKRKIDVQCLEVKDSFASGKLMKQDAVLKEGIDKELAKKIVGHIKEAKLKVQAAIQGEQVRVTGKKRDDLQEAIAALRAKEFGMPLQFNNFRD